In the genome of Methylococcus sp. EFPC2, the window GGAAACCGCCCACGACGCGGCGCTGAACAGCGTGCGCGCCGCGGCGGGCAGCGCATTCGGCACCATCAACGCCAACGACAAGGCGGCCAGCGCGCTCATCACCACCAATGTCGGCTCGCTGAAGAGCGGTCATCAGGGACGCTTCACCGGCGAGAAGGAAGCCTACGAGAAGGTGGTGAAGAAGGCCGTCGAAGCGCTGCAGAAATGGTCCGATGAACGCGCCACGATTTATCCGACCGACGCCGAGCGCCCGCTCGACGGGGCCAAGCACGAGCGCTACCAGCCGCGCGTGGTCGCGATGGCCGCCGCCAAGATCAAGGAGATCGAGGAAGGCGGCAAGGAAACGATCAAGGCCTGGACCACCACCAGCGACAACTCGCTATGCACGGTGGGGTGCAGCTATCAGTTCGAGCTCGACCAGGCGCGCACCACCACCTTCGAAGCGGGCCGCAAGGCGGTGAGCAAGGCGCTCGCCGCCGCGCGGAAAGGTCTGGCCGAGCAGCTCAAGCAGGGCAAGCTCAATATCCGCCGCCTGCGCCAGGCCGCGCTGACGCAGGTGCGTAATCAGCAGCGCAACAGCGACAGCACGCTCACCAGCCAGGCGCGCGCCACGCTGAATGGCGCACGCCGTGGCGCGCAGGGTGCGCTGGGCGGCATGCAGAACTCCGCGCGCGGTGCCTTGCCGGGCTATTGGCGCTCGCTCAACGGTTTCGAACAGAACCTCAAGCTGGCCGCACCCGGCGGCGCCGAGGCTATCGCCAAGGCCGCGCAGAACGGCGCGAACCCCATCCTGCGCGGCCTCGACAACACCACGGCGGTGCTGCGCGCGCGACTCGGCGAGAACCAGCAGAAGCTGGACGATGACCAGACCGCGCAGCAGGCCAGTTCGCGCGAACAGCGTGAGCAGCAGATCGGCGCCGCCAGCGCGGCGATGACGCGCGCGCCCGCCGATCTCGCGCAACAGGCGGCCGACGCGCTGGGCAGGTTCAACGAAAGCGCCAACCAGCTCGCCACCAGCGTGACCGATGCCGCGCAGAGCTGCGCTCAGCAACCGGAAAAGCTGTTCAAAAAGTCCTTCGAAGCCAGTCGCGGGCGCGCCCAGGGCTCGCTCGACGCGACCTTCAAAACTGGCGGCGGCGGGAAGAAGGACGGCAAGGGTGACACCGGCAAGCAGGGCAACCCGGAAAGCAAGGGGGAAGGCGGCCCCAAGGCGGATTGCAGCGGCTGCAAGAAGGAAGGCGGCGACGGCAAGGCCGCCGCCGGCGGCGAGAGCAAGGGCATCACCGATCAGCGCACCGAGCAGGAAGAGAAGCTCAAGCAGTACGACGACCCGAAGAGCAACCCGGAATTTTCCACGCCGCTGCTGAAACTGGGCTCGGAAGTCGCGGGCCAGGTGAAGACCGCCGACGTCAACGCGACGAAGGCCCTGGATTCGGGCTTCATCGACAAGGTCGACGAAGGGGCCGTCACCGGCGCTCTGCGCAGCCTCACTGCCGCCAAGGGCCGTGCGGTCGACCAGCGCGATTATCCCAGTGCGGCGCGGGGCCCTTCCCTGTCGGGAGACATGCTGCGCGCGATGGGGGCCGACGACGAGAGCTACAAGGCCGCCATCCATTACCTGAACGGCCGCACCCTGGAAGGCGCCAAGGCCGAACTGGACGCCTCGACCAACTGGTACAACGACCAGGAAAGCCGCATCGAGGAGACGATGCGCGCGCTGTCGCCCGAACAGGCGGCGGCCATCGGCGCCGACACGGAACTCTACGATCGCATCCACGGCGCGCTGGATGGCACGGACGCGAAGGTTTTCGAAGCGCTGGCGAAGAGCGATCCGAAAAAGGGCGGCGGCGCGGCCACCGCCGATGCCCTGCGCATGCGCGACAAGATCGATGAGGCCAAGCGCGAAGGCGATCACGACGCCGTGCATGCCGCCGAGATCGAGTTCACCACGATGCGCGGCAACGACTGGAATGCCAAGCAGCTGGAGGACATGGATCCCGTGCAGCGCAAGCAGGCCGAGGACGCGCACCGCCTGGCGGTCGCCGCGGCCCTGGGCAAGATCGTCAGCGAGGAGGATCCCGCCAAGAAGGCGGCTCTGGAGGGCAAGAGCGACGCAGACAAACAGGCCGCCTATACGCAGAGCGCGGTCGATTATGTGACGCGCGACGTGGTGATGTACGCCGGCGAGGGCGGCGGCTTCGAGGTGAAGGGTGCCAAGCCGGGCGACCCGAATACCTACACGATCAAGATGGAAGGCGCCAACCGCGACATGGCGGCGGCGCTGCTGCTGCATGGCAAGGACAGTGCGGAAGCGCGCGCCGCCAAGATCGGCATCGAGATCGAGCGCAAGGGCGACGACGCCAAGGCCGAGAACATCGACGAGGCGGTGTACGACGAGCGTTTCATGCCCCTGCCGGCCACGGCCTCGGAGGCCGAAAAGAAACATCACGCCGAGGAAGTGGCGAAGGCCCGCGAGTTGCGCGCCAAGACCCTGCTGCTCGCGTCCGAGAAATATGCCGGCGGCAAGGCTCCGCCCAAGGACTACAAGACCGACACGAGCAAGTCGCTGGAAAAGGAGGCCGATCCGCATGTCGCCGAGGCGCAGCAGAAGCTGATCGCGCGGCTCGGCGAGAAGTTCAAGGACGACAAGGTCGGCGCGGATTTCGTCGCCGGCCTCATCAAGGAGGAAAGACCCTCGGCCAAGACGGCGTCGCTCGCCATGCAGTACGCGATGTACTCCAAGAGCGGCACCAACGAAGAGCTGATGTTCCGTTACCCGGAGCGCATGACCCGCGACGAGATCAAGGCCATGCGGGAGCAGTTCCGGGCGGACACCGGCAAGGACTTCGACACCGAGGCCGGCCTCTACGGCAAGGGTACCTTCGCCGAATTGTCGGGCGACGACCGCCTGCGCATGGAGCGCGCGATGTTGGGCGTGGCGCGCACCGAGCAGGAAAAGGCCGAGGCCGCCGCCTTCGCGATGCAGCAGCAGCGCCGCGAGACCGGCGCCGTCGGCAAATGGCTCGCCGAAGGCAGTTACGGCGAGGCCGTTCTGAACACTACCGAGGCGGGCCTGTACGCCAGCATGGGCGTTACCGCCGAGGACTTCACCCCGGAAGGCATGCTGAAGCCGGAGGCCGCGCGGCGCGCGTTCAACGACAAGGGCGAGTACACCGGTAAGGACCGCGATCGCTTCATGGCCAACGTGATGACCGGCAAGCTCGCCGCCGAGTCCTACCAGGCCGTCATCGACCAGTACGCGAACCTCGCCACGACCGGCATCGCGATACTGGGCGCCATCGCGGCGGCGGTGATCACGGTCGCCACCGGGGGCGCGGCCGGTCCTTTGATCGCCGCCGCCGTGATCACCGGACTGGCCTCGATGGGCGCGAGCTACGCCATCAAGGGCGGGCGTTACGGCTGGGAACAGGCCGCCATCGACCTCGGCATGACCGCGGTGCAGGCCGTGACGGCCGGCGTCGGCGCCCAACTCGGTGCGGCGGCGCAGATCGCTTCCAAGGGCGCGGCAGCGGCGAGCACGGCCAGCCGCGCGCTCGCCACACTGGCCAAGCTGTTTACCGGCAATCCGGTGGTCGATCAGATCATCATCGGCGCCGTCACCGGCTCCATCGGCGGTCTGGCGGGTGCCGCCTTCGACGAGAAGACCTGGGAGAAGGGAGGCGGCGACGCCGTCGGCGCGCTGTTCGGCGGGCTCATCAAGGGCGCGCTGTCGGGTGCCGCCACGGCCGCGCTGACCAACTCGCTGGAAGCCCTGGGACGCAACGGCGCGGCGATCGCCGACCGTGCCAAGGCCATCGCCGCCCAGGGCGGGCTGCTGCGCGGTGCCGTGGGCCTGGCCGGACGCGGCCTCGGCGCGGTCGGCAAGGGCCTCGACAAGGGGCTCAACGCCTCGACGGGCGGCGGCGTCGGCAAATCGCTGCTGGCGATGGGTCAGCGCGGCCTCGCGCGGGGTGTGGTCTCGGGACTCGGCGGCATGGCCGGCCGCAGCACGGAGATCCTCTTCGACAAGGCCACCGGCAAGTACAAGGGCCGGCTGGACGATGCGCTGGCGGACATCGGCCAGGCGGGCCTGCATGCCGCGGTGCAGGGCGTCGGCGAGGGCGCGGGCGAAGCGGTTGGCCAGGGTCTGCACAACCGCAAGCTGGCCTCCGCCGCCAAGGCCATCAACGACGAACGGGTCGCGCGCAGGCTCGAGCCGCTGAAGGGCGATCCCATGGATCCGCACAGCCCGCTGCGGGCGGCGGCCGAAGATCTGATGTTCATGAATCAGCACGGCCGCAACGGCAAGGATGGCCTCGGGCAGGCGATCAATCTCGATCATATCGTCACGCACGGCGGCCTGGCGCACACCGTGGCCGTCCAGCAGCCGGATGCCGTGGCACAGGATGCCATGCGCGGCGAGCTGATGCGCCATGTGCCCGAATCCCTGCACGGGGACTTCGCCGACGTGCCGATCCGCGTGTTGTCCGAAGCGGAATACAAGGCGCTCACGCGCAGCGAATCCGGCCCGGTGGTGACGCTGATCGAAAACGGCAAGCCGGTCGTGGTGATCCGCGAAGGCACGCCGCTCTCGCACCTCGCCGACGAAGGCCCGCATCTGCTGCAGACGGCCGACCGGAGCACCCGGGCCAAGGTGGCAAAGCTCGACGAAGCGACGCTGGCGCGCTGGGACGAGCTGGATGTCGACACCCAGGTGGACCTCTACAAAAACAAGATCGAGCTGGAGATCGACGCGCACCAGCGCGTCGCCGACGCACTCGACGCGGCGCTGGCGCGCGGCGATGGCGATCCGGCACGACTCGCCCTGGATCGGGCCCGCAACGAAGTCACGCTTGCCAACCTGCGCACGCGTCAGGCCGAGGTGGCCACCATCACGCCGAGCCAGCGCGCCGCCATGCAGTCCGGCGAAATGCCGCGTCCGCAGTACCTCGAACAGCCGGCGCGGCTGTTTTCGAAGAAGGCCAAGGCCGAAAGGACGTTCGAGGAGCTCTCGCGGGACGAGCAGATCCTGGTGACCATGCTGGAAGAGATCGCGGGCAAACGCAGCATGGCGCCACGCGGCGGCCAAGTCGACGACGACATGCAGGACCTGCCCGATGCCGTCAAACCCTTCCTGCGCCGCGGCGAGAGGATGCCCGGCCGCGGCGAGGTACCCAGATCCGTCGAGTCCCATGCACGGCGCGTTGCGCGCGAACGCTTTGGCGAGATGCTGCAGGCTGCGCTGCGCGATCCAAGCAAGCACAACGCGCTGACGCTGGCCTCCGTGGAACATATGACCGAGGCCCAGTTACGGCACGTGCGCATCCATGGCGAACTGCCTCAGGGCGTCGAGTTCCACCATGTGCTCACGGTGAAGGACTTCCCCGAGTTCGCGCACATGGCCGAGGCCGGCCTGGCCCTGCCCACCCAGGTGCACAGGGAGGCCGGCCACGGCATGGACACCACCCGTCCGCTGGAGGCCGGAAGCCTGCAGGATCCCGCTGCGCTGACGCGGCAACAGGGCTTCCACAACGATCCCGAGGCGCAGAAGTTCAACCGCGCCAAGGAGCGCGAGATCGCCGAAGGCTCGCGCAGCAAGGGCAATGTCGACGAAGACCTGGTGATCGATTTCGAACAGCGTGTGAAAAAAGCCGGAATGCTCGCCGACCAGGCCGAGAACACGGCCACGCGCTGGCCCACGCCGCGCAACGTTGCCGCACGCGACGAAGCGCGCGCCAATCTCGCCACGGCCCGCCAGCATCTCGCCGAGGTGGATGCGCGCATCGCCCGCCAGGCACAGATGCAGAAGGCCTTGATGCGCCACATTCCACCGGAGCTGCACGCCCAGTTCGCCGACGTGGAGATTCGCGTGCTGTCGCCCAGGGAATACGCGAAGCTCACGCGCAGCGAGAACGGCCCGGTGGTGACCCTGATCGTCGACGGCAAGCCGGTCGTGGTGGTACGCGAGGGCACGCCGCCGTCCCGCATCGCCGACGAGGGACCGCATCTGATGCAGGCGCGCCACGATGCCACCAGCGAGCGCGTGGCGCGTCTGGACGAAGCCGAGCTGAAGAACTGGGACCATCTGGATCTCGATACCCAGATCGATCTGTACCAGACCAAGATCGCCCTGGAGATCGATGCGCACCAGCGCATCCACGAATCATTGCAGGCCGAACTGGGCAGGGCGGCGGGCGATCCCAAACTCCTGAAGGCCGACATCGCGCGCAACAAAGCGACGCTGCGCAACCTGCGCGAGCGTCAGAAGGAAGTGGGCCGGATCGGGCCGGAACAGCGCGCCGACATCGCCACCGGCGCGCAGCCCAAGCCGCAGTATCTGGAGCAGCCGCCGCGCCTGTTCTCCAAGGGCCCCGCAGAACCCGAAGCGCCGAGGCTGGTGGTGTTCGAGCCCTTCGTCGGCCCGTCGCTGCTCAGTCCATCCGAACTGCAATCGCGCTACCCCGGTGCGCGTGTGATTGCATCCGAAGCGAGCCATGCGCCCAAGGCTCCGGATGTGGCTGACTTCGAATCGCGCGGCGGGCAGTTCGTGGGTAGCCGTTTCGGCGAATCGCTGCCCGACAATTCGGTCGACCGCATGCACGTGCGCTTCCCGCTGCCTCACGAGAAGGGGCAGGAGATGGTGCTCGACACCAGCGGCATGAGCTTGGCGGAAGCGCTGCGCGCCGCCGGGGAGAAGCAGGCGAACATCGAGAGCGTCACCAATCTCGGTCCGCACGCGCTGCGCACGCTGGCACCGCACGGCGAAATGGAAATCGTCTTCCACGAAAACTCCATCGCGCGCGAAATCGAGCGTCTGTGCCAGAAGGAGTGGACCGATCCTGCCAGCGGCAAACGCTATCGGCTCGAACCCGTGGGCGAGCCGCAAAGGGTGGCGCGCAAGGATGTCGCACCGCATTCCGGCTTCGGTATCCCCGAGGACGCAACGCATGCGCACCGGATTACTCTGCGCAAAGTGCCGGTGCCGGATGCCGAAGCGGGGGGCTCACCGCACACTCCGCCGCCGAAGACGCCGCACGCAGCGGAAGCGCCCGTCGCTCCGAAGACGGCCGCCCCCGTGACTGAAACGCCCAGGCCGACCGTGAAAACCCTGTCGGCCGAAGTGCCGCAGAGCGGGACTGTTTCGCCGCTGTCGCAGGCACCGCGCGAATTGACGCCGGGCGAGCTGAAGCGCGTGAAGCGGGCCGAAACGGCGCAGCAGGAAGTACCCGGGCTGCTGGCCAAACTCGGCATCGATACCGTACTTTTGGTCCAAGCGACGCCCGACGACATCCTCAACATCTACAACGCGCTGGATGGCGATCCGCTCGCCTCGGCCGGCGGCAAGAAGAAACCCGAGAAAAAACCGGAGGGTGGGCAGAAGGCGAAGGGCGAAATCCTGCTGCGCGCCGCCGACTGGGAGCCCAGCGAGCACCAGAAGACCGTCGCGAAGTGGGCGCTGGAAGGCGCCGATGGCGACCCCGCGCAATTCCAGCGCCGCTACGAGTACGCACGCGCGCGCTACTCGGCACTCAAAGAGGCCGAGGAATTCGCATTGAAGGGCACGCCGGACTATCGCAACGTCGCGGCCGTGAATGCCGGCAAGACGCTGACGCGTGAATTCCTAAGCGCTGAAATTGCGCGCGACGAGGCAGCGATCAAATTACGGCCTGACGGCCAGCATCTCACGGGTCCGACACGCGGGCTGACCGCCATCGAAGTCGCCCGGGCCGTGCAGGAGCTGGAGCGCATCGACTTCAAGACGGCGGCGGCGGAGGCGTATCATGCGCGCAAGCATCGCAAGGAGGTCCCGAGCACGATCAGGCCCGAAGGCGGCGTCATCGATCGCTACTTTGCCGGCGGCATGGATGTCATCCGCAACGGCAAGCCGGTATTCGCGGAACACCTCGATCCGCCGAAGGTGGGCACGCGCATCGTGATCCACCGTCGCTATGTCATCGATGGCAAGGAGCTGGTGAAGGAAGCGATCATCCATGTCGCTCCGGACGGCAAGGTCGTGCTGCTTAGCTGGGGCGATCCGAAAGCCGTCAAACCCACCCCATGAACGCGTACGACTGACCGAGCCAGCCGGGAATATTCATAAGCATGACTTACATTTTCAAAGGCAGTCCGGAAGACATGATGTCTTCCCTGTTCGCTGGCCTGCAGCGCGCCAGCGGGGAGAGCGCCGGTGCCGAAGCGGCATTCCACGAGGCGCTGGTGTCGCTGGTCGGCCTGCATCACGCACAGGCCGTGCAGGGTGCAGCCGATCCGCCGCGCCTGGCGCGCTTCCGCGAGGAGTCGTCGCAAGCGCTGCTGGCTTTTCCTCAGCGCCTCGGATTCCTGGTCAACGAAGCGCTGATCCTCGCCGAGGATGCCAGCGACTACGAATGGCCGCGGCTGTGCTTGAACCGCTCGGTGATCCAATTCCTGATCGACGACTACGCCGCTACGCCGATTCCGGCGCTCATCGACCGCCAGGATCTGACCGAACTGGATGAAGAGATGGCGCGCGTCGGCGACCGGCAGGGACCGCTGGATGAAGACCAGATTCCGCGCGGCATGCCGCAATCGCACTGGTGGTGGCGCTACCCGCAGGACGAGGATGAGGACGATGCGCAGCGGGACGAGGCCCACGGCGGCTCTACCGATACCGGCGATGCGGATGGCGAATCATCCGCTCGCGGCACGCTGGTGCTCGATCCGCAGCGCAGCTTCGACGATCTGTGCGCAACGCTGGCCGAGCAGGGCTGGGAGGTGGTGAACGCGAGCCGGCAGCCCATCGTGCCGGGCGAGCCGGAGCATGCGCTGTTCGAACGCGCCGCGCAGCATCTCGCCTACAGCTTCAATCCGGTCTGTCGCCTGCGTCTGCTCGAAGTACCGCTCGATCTGGACGACGCCACGGTGGCGCTGCTGCCGGTGCAGGACGTGCAGGATGTGCAAGGGTGGCTGAGCGAGCCGGATGAGCGCACCCAGCTACGCGGCATCCTCGCCGCCGCGCATCTTCCCCATCCCCGGTTGCTGGAAGGCGTCACGCGCCTGCACGGCCATCCGCGCGCAAGCATCGCCAACGCGGCGCGGCATAGCAGCGCATCCATCCAGGCGACCCTGCACGCGGACGATAGGGCGCGAGCCACGGCACTGACCGCAATCGAGGTGCTCAAGCAGGAACTGACGCCGCTGATCCAGGCGCTCGCCAGCGAGCACGGCGCGGCACTGGCGCAGCGTTTGCGTCCCCAGGGTGCCGACTATGCGCGCGCCTTCCATCCCCAGATTGCGGAGGCGGCACGCCAAGCCTACGAAGCGCTCTGGGCCGATCCGCCGCGTGTCGGCAGCGCCTCCGCCAGCAGCCGGCTCGAACTCCACGTGGCCCCGGCCGGCATGCTGCTGGAAGACAACGAACTTTCCCGTCATTTCCCCGGCGGTTACCGCGCCATTGCACCGCTGCTCGATCCGCATCGCGTATGGGTTGCCTGGAAAATCATCGCGCCGGGCCACAGTGCCGGCATCGCTTACGATGGCCTGGTGTGGCTGGACGACCATTGGGCCTGGTTTCCCAAGCCCTACCGCGCCCTCGCCCACTTGGTGCGATAGACCGATCGCCTAGCCTGTTCGACGACGGCTGGCGTGCCGTCATTCCGATAAGGGGTGCTCGCCGCCGGGGAGGTATTCGCTCTTGTCGATCCCGTACTTCTTCAACAGGCGTCCGAAGGTCCGCCGCTCCTTGTCGCAGGCGCGGGCGGCCTGGGAAATGTTGCCCTGGCTCTCGGCCAGCGCCCAGCACACATAGTCGCGTTCGAAGGATTCTATGACCAGCCTTTTGGCGTGCCGGAAGCCGACTTCGTAGGGGATGTGGAAGGGTAATCCGCACGCGTCGAGATCGCCCGCCGGACTCGGCCCACGGGCGAAGTGACTGTCATCGATGGCGATGGTCGGCGTATCGCTGATGATAAACCCGCGATGGATCACGTTTTCGAGTTCGCGCACGTTGCCCGGCCAATCATGGGTTTCGAGTCGCCGCAAGGATGCCCCGTCGAGCTTTTTCTCGCACTCGCGATATCGACGCGCGTACAAACGGATGAAGTGCTGCGCCAGCAGGCGGATATCGCCTATCCGTTCGCGCAGCGAGGGCATCCTGACCGCGCCGATCTGCAGGCGATAAATGAGGTCGCTGCGAAACTCGCCCTGTGCGGCCATCTCCCACAAGTCCCGATTGCTCGCCGCAACGATCCGTACATTGGCCTTGACGGTCTGCCTGGATCCCAGAGGCCGGTAGGTTCCGTCCTGCAGGAAGCGCAACAAAGCCACCTGGGCCTTGCCGGACAAGGCTTCCACTTCGTCGAGGAAGAGCGTGCCCTTTTCGGCATCGCCGATCAGGCCGAGCGTATTCTCCCGTCCGTCGGTAAAAGCCCCTTTGGCATGACCGAAGAGTTCGTTTTCGACCAGGGTATCCTGCAGCGCTCCGCAGTTGATGGGCACGAAGGGCCCATCGCGCCGAGACCCGAGGCTGTGTATGGCGCGCGCGGCCAACTCCTTCCCGGTGCCCGTTTCGCCAGTCACCAGCACCGTCGCATCGCACGTCGCGTAACGGCTGACGAAATCGAGCGCTTGCCGAAAAGCCGGCGCTTGCCCGATCAAATTGAGTTCCTGAAACGTCTCCATACCACCTCCTGCAAGGCTCCGACCCACGGGTTCCAAAAAACCTAAGACACGCAACGACCAACACGCTACCCGAAGGATCTGGCTCGATTGGCCACACGTACGTTTATGCACAGGAGATGCGCCCGGCATGAGTCGACAAGCCGTCGCTTGCCGCCGACTCAAGCCTCGCAAACCCAGGTCAGCAAATGCCTTACAAGCCGCGAGGCCCGGGCTGTTCGCCGAATGAAGGGGCGGACTTTACACCAAAATGGTGACCGTATCACTGCTTCGCGAGCACGGAAAATTTGCGCTGGGCAGCCTTAAAAAAAAGGTATCTGACAGGGTGGTTTTGGCCGCCATCGGAGAGGAGGAAAAGCGGCGGAAGGAGATGGCGCCGACGGCGTTTTGCGTGATTTTTGACGTGGATGAGAGTGGAAAGTCCCCGTCAGCTTTGCGCGT includes:
- a CDS encoding sigma-54-dependent Fis family transcriptional regulator, whose protein sequence is METFQELNLIGQAPAFRQALDFVSRYATCDATVLVTGETGTGKELAARAIHSLGSRRDGPFVPINCGALQDTLVENELFGHAKGAFTDGRENTLGLIGDAEKGTLFLDEVEALSGKAQVALLRFLQDGTYRPLGSRQTVKANVRIVAASNRDLWEMAAQGEFRSDLIYRLQIGAVRMPSLRERIGDIRLLAQHFIRLYARRYRECEKKLDGASLRRLETHDWPGNVRELENVIHRGFIISDTPTIAIDDSHFARGPSPAGDLDACGLPFHIPYEVGFRHAKRLVIESFERDYVCWALAESQGNISQAARACDKERRTFGRLLKKYGIDKSEYLPGGEHPLSE